One window of Salminus brasiliensis chromosome 16, fSalBra1.hap2, whole genome shotgun sequence genomic DNA carries:
- the nfkbil1 gene encoding NF-kappa-B inhibitor-like protein 1 isoform X2, whose protein sequence is MVSHKQKKAWRYVEEGGLMKLKSYLRKHRDLDINFTQGKRQRSLLHLACSQGDDAILRLLLKHGADPLQKERHGNTPLHLAAKRARKYGKRDYDDLVVPLRKHCPAALDVPNKTGVTPFDLLQGVRFGQGRSEVGDSPQHADPERKWRERLFGESQDEFFETFGQYDDDFLQDYKDEEDFGDWAERIRWEYESKQQARAQRAASSHYSKRKQKEQPEEEERRRRELHARLEREHLEYLQRAARKEEETRLGRQRRYEERCAETFRSSTSSGVEASGLLGYDDIPWPAPRGSLAEMLDVMLHGVDRSDVPTFRKLLRKQQALWHPDKFTQRCSGRLQEKDRQKILDTVTALSQELNRLAQSLR, encoded by the exons ATGGTGTCCCACAAGCAGAAGAAGGCTTGGCGGTATGTGGAGGAAGGAGGCCTCATGAAGCTGAAGTCGTACCTGCGTAAACACAGAGACCTGGACATCAACTTCACTCAGGGAAAGAGGCAAAGGAGCCTTCTGCATCTCGCCTGCTCTCAGGGCGACGACGCCATCCTCAGGCTGCTGCTGAAGCATGGCGCAGATCCGCTCCAGAAGGAGAGGCATGGCAACACCCCACTGCATCTGGCTGCCAAGAGAGCGCGCAAGTATGGCAAAAGAG ATTACGATGACCTGGTAGTTCCTTTGCGGAAGCACTGTCCTGCTGCTTTAGACGTACCGAACAAAACCGGAGTCACTCCTTTTGATCTGCTCCAAGGTGTAAGATTTGGACAG GGCAGAAGTGAAGTAGGAGACTCTCCTCAGCATGCTGATCCTGAGCGGAAATGGAGGGAGAGGTTGTTTGGGGAAAGCCAGGACGAGTTTTTCGAGACATTTGGGCAGTACGATG ATGATTTTCTGCAGGACTACAAAGACGAGGAAGATTTTGGGGACTGGGCGGAGCGGATCAGATGGGAATATGAATCGAAGCAGCAGGCCAGAGCGCAGAGAGCTGCATCATCTCACTACAGTAAGAGAAAGCAGAAGGAGCagccggaggaggaggagaggaggcgCAGGGAGCTTCATGCCAGGCTGGAGAGGGAACACTTGGAGTACTTGCAGCGTGCTGCACGGAAGGAGGAAGAGACACGTCTGGGAAGGCAGAGGCGGTACGAGGAACGCTGTGCCGAGACCTTCCgcagctccacctcctctggCGTGGAGGCCAGTGGGCTCCTGGGATACGATGACATCCCCTGGCCAGCTCCCCGTGGCTCCCTGGCAGAGATGTTAGACGTGATGCTGCACGGTGTGGACCGCTCTGACGTCCCCACTTTCCGGAAGCTTCTCCGGAAGCAGCAGGCTCTCTGGCACCCAGATAAATTCACCCAGCGCTGTAGCGGGAGACTGCAggagaaagacaggcagaaaaTTCTGGATACAGTCACAGCTCTCTCTCAGGAGCTCAACAGACTGGCTCAGAGCCTCCGCTAA
- the nfkbil1 gene encoding NF-kappa-B inhibitor-like protein 1 isoform X1: protein MVSHKQKKAWRYVEEGGLMKLKSYLRKHRDLDINFTQGKRQRSLLHLACSQGDDAILRLLLKHGADPLQKERHGNTPLHLAAKRARKYGKRGPPHATKTALTHSGHEEMDFTRHVVGVAQQITPLPAAGLQHHVGDQGSITGLDYDDLVVPLRKHCPAALDVPNKTGVTPFDLLQGVRFGQGRSEVGDSPQHADPERKWRERLFGESQDEFFETFGQYDDDFLQDYKDEEDFGDWAERIRWEYESKQQARAQRAASSHYSKRKQKEQPEEEERRRRELHARLEREHLEYLQRAARKEEETRLGRQRRYEERCAETFRSSTSSGVEASGLLGYDDIPWPAPRGSLAEMLDVMLHGVDRSDVPTFRKLLRKQQALWHPDKFTQRCSGRLQEKDRQKILDTVTALSQELNRLAQSLR, encoded by the exons ATGGTGTCCCACAAGCAGAAGAAGGCTTGGCGGTATGTGGAGGAAGGAGGCCTCATGAAGCTGAAGTCGTACCTGCGTAAACACAGAGACCTGGACATCAACTTCACTCAGGGAAAGAGGCAAAGGAGCCTTCTGCATCTCGCCTGCTCTCAGGGCGACGACGCCATCCTCAGGCTGCTGCTGAAGCATGGCGCAGATCCGCTCCAGAAGGAGAGGCATGGCAACACCCCACTGCATCTGGCTGCCAAGAGAGCGCGCAAGTATGGCAAAAGAG gtccccctcatgccaccaaaacagctctgacccattcaGGTCATGAGGagatggacttcacaagacatgtggttggtgtggcacaacagataacaccactacctgccgctgggttacaacaccatgtgggagaccagggttcgattacCGGCCTGG ATTACGATGACCTGGTAGTTCCTTTGCGGAAGCACTGTCCTGCTGCTTTAGACGTACCGAACAAAACCGGAGTCACTCCTTTTGATCTGCTCCAAGGTGTAAGATTTGGACAG GGCAGAAGTGAAGTAGGAGACTCTCCTCAGCATGCTGATCCTGAGCGGAAATGGAGGGAGAGGTTGTTTGGGGAAAGCCAGGACGAGTTTTTCGAGACATTTGGGCAGTACGATG ATGATTTTCTGCAGGACTACAAAGACGAGGAAGATTTTGGGGACTGGGCGGAGCGGATCAGATGGGAATATGAATCGAAGCAGCAGGCCAGAGCGCAGAGAGCTGCATCATCTCACTACAGTAAGAGAAAGCAGAAGGAGCagccggaggaggaggagaggaggcgCAGGGAGCTTCATGCCAGGCTGGAGAGGGAACACTTGGAGTACTTGCAGCGTGCTGCACGGAAGGAGGAAGAGACACGTCTGGGAAGGCAGAGGCGGTACGAGGAACGCTGTGCCGAGACCTTCCgcagctccacctcctctggCGTGGAGGCCAGTGGGCTCCTGGGATACGATGACATCCCCTGGCCAGCTCCCCGTGGCTCCCTGGCAGAGATGTTAGACGTGATGCTGCACGGTGTGGACCGCTCTGACGTCCCCACTTTCCGGAAGCTTCTCCGGAAGCAGCAGGCTCTCTGGCACCCAGATAAATTCACCCAGCGCTGTAGCGGGAGACTGCAggagaaagacaggcagaaaaTTCTGGATACAGTCACAGCTCTCTCTCAGGAGCTCAACAGACTGGCTCAGAGCCTCCGCTAA